CGATTTAGAAAATCTCGTTGATCATGTGAAAAATCAAAAACCTCTCTGGGGAGATCTTGAATCAGCCTCTTATGCTTTAGAGCAAGTACGCGCTGCTTATCGGCAAAATGGATATAAATTACCATGCAGTGTTTAATTTTAGCGGGCGGGCTCGGAACCCGCATGCAATCAATCGCCAAAGATATTCCAAAAGCCTTACTACCCGCTGGTTCTCAGACTTTTATTGACTGGCAACTTCAATGGTTAAGACTCCTTGGTGTTTCAGAAGTCATCATGGCTCTTGGTCATCGAGGTGATCTGATTGAAAAATATCTTCAAACAAAAACATCATTAATCTATCCGAAGATAAAATTTTCTTACGACGGCTCTTCACCACTAGGTACAGGTGGGGCCGTTAAGCGCGCAATAACTCACTTGCAAGAAGATTTTCTTGTCGCCTATGGCGATTCATTTCTCTTTATTAATCTTGTTAAACTCATGCGTACACATGTGAAAGCAAAAAACCCAGTTACTTTTTCAATCATGAAAAATCAAAACATCGGAGACACCAGCAACGTAACCTATCGTAACGGTCAAATGTTTTATGATAAATTCAATATCACACCGGATATGGAATTTATTGATTATGGAATGTCAGTTTTTAGTAAAAATTATTTTATAAAAAATAGTCCAGAAGGAACATTCGATCTCGCACAATTCGTCACCCAAGCATGTAAAGATCAAAGAATCACACCATTTGTCGTCAATGAACCTTTTTATGAAACAGGTTCAGTTGAGGGTTATGAAATTTTTAAAAATTTCATTGAATCAAATACCAACCTTCGAAAACTGGCCACTGAAAAAGGCATTATCTAATGAATGGAATTTTTGAGTTATTTCAAATTCCATTTTCAACATTATCGCAAAAACAAACTCTCGGTTTTCTCATTAAAGAATCGAGAAAGCCCAAAGCTTCATCCGTCATTCTGTGCAATGCACATGTCGTTGTAGAATCAGAATGGGATCAAACTCTAAAAGAACTTTTGCAAAAAGCCACTCTCGTGATGTCAGATGGAACTCCCATTGCGTGGCTACTCCAGGCAAAAGGGCAAAAAAACGCTCAACGCTATTCAGGCGTTGATCTCATGGAAGATATTTTTAATGAAGATCCTCAAGGCAAACATTTCTTTTTAGGTTCAACTCCCGAAGTTATTGAAAAAATAAAAATAAAATTCAAAGGGCAACTCGCCGGTACTTACTCACCCCCGTTTGCTAAAGAATTCTCAGAAGAAGAAAAACAAAAGCAGCTGCGATTAGTTCAAGAAAGTGGAGCTCACTATGTTTGGGTTGGTCTTGGGGCCCCCAAACAAGAACGCTACGTAGTTCAAATGGCCCAGCATGCCTCTCAAGGAGTTTGGTTTGCAGTAGGTGCCGCCTTTGATTTTTATGCGGGCGTTAAACCAAGAGCTCCACGTATCGTTCAAAAAATTGGAATGGAGTGGG
This is a stretch of genomic DNA from Oligoflexia bacterium. It encodes these proteins:
- a CDS encoding WecB/TagA/CpsF family glycosyltransferase; this encodes MNGIFELFQIPFSTLSQKQTLGFLIKESRKPKASSVILCNAHVVVESEWDQTLKELLQKATLVMSDGTPIAWLLQAKGQKNAQRYSGVDLMEDIFNEDPQGKHFFLGSTPEVIEKIKIKFKGQLAGTYSPPFAKEFSEEEKQKQLRLVQESGAHYVWVGLGAPKQERYVVQMAQHASQGVWFAVGAAFDFYAGVKPRAPRIVQKIGMEWAFRMMSEPRRLTKRYFSTNPVFIKLALQELLFSKN